One Maribacter cobaltidurans genomic window carries:
- a CDS encoding alpha-2-macroglobulin family protein, which translates to MKTLIATLTLVLFSQLLPSQESSDSYTELWAKVHKLEKDALTKSALEMVQNISAKAKKEQNSSQIIKSLLFTSKYALILEENAQLKVVNDLKNEISNANFPVSNILESYLANLYWQYFQQNRYQFYNRTATEVKVDTVDFRTWDLTTLFNEISIHFEKSLQNPEDLQKEKLKDFKEIIDSQEDSETYRPTLFDLLAHAALQFYKTDENSITRPADKFEIDNPEFLCEAYSFTQLSIPDSDETSLQAKALKLYQRLVAFHFSNPNLEPLVTVDIERLNYTYSKAVFPDKDAILLSVLTESAENLKHHETSALYRYEIASLLKTQGDVYVVEKNEENRWKLKEAISICDAVYANFPNSLGTEKCAVLKSRILAPNLGTRAERNIPIKQASRLLITYKNHDALKLAAYRINQEQLEDLQDLYPIQKQLGYIEGLKLETSWTAKLKNEGDYQQHSMEIPMPQLPNGQYIVLGMPASEENEDATDKSFAFSPIQVTNLALLETRAPDQHIFQVVDRNTGKPISGAKITLYYQRNYRGTELSKNFVTDKMGFAQLDLDRNSISVNKIKIDTADETAFFGNTHINQKQQKDKRPRISYKTFLFKDRGIYRPGQPLYFKGILIENDGGLSKVVSGESVTVGLYDVNGQKVSEMDVETNEFGSFTGEFILPSSGLTGQHYLEVYGVSGLVDEDFYFSVEEYKRPKFETSFKPVTETFKVNDSITVKGTAMALAGSTISGAKVSYRVQRNVNYPPWFYWRRSYFYGEPQEIAHGEVITNDNGEYEIVFKAIPDLSANKENLPIFNYTVTADVTDINGETRSTSTNVNVGYHAMTASIVVDSQLDKSEKDQTVSISTQNLNGQQVFSKGVLKVYKLKSPDYVMRDRPWPAPDYQYWSKQDFKALYPHDSYKSEHDPNTWEKGELVFETDFDTEKSTEITLKNIRKWESGQYLFELEAEDSFGQKVQAKSRTNVYSENEKKLADNQLFDVQTDKNSYEIGDVAEITFYSNAEEIFVTVNVEKNKEIIQTEIIQLNEGCKSISIPVSKDDEGGFVVHYSYSVYNSFQSGNVTISVPYPTTDLEIETLTFRNKLQPGTEETWSFKIKGPKGEKVTAELLANMYDASLDQFATNSWYFNPMERPYYYSSIYTNANQSFGNVNFRNYNAYKFSSAIASPSFDRLEWFGLSFNSNIRIRGYASGPQVSRMMRKSGAETEIVAEEMEMDAAFGNQLQGQVAGVSIPFAPKEEVAVRDENVDFSAVQIRKNLQETAFFLPKLLTDSDGNVSFTFNTPEALTRWNVQLLAHTKDLKKVTNSLSTVTQKELMVLPNPPRFLREGDVVTISSKISNLSDKSLEGFGQLELKDALTGKAIDSLLENTMKTQQFSVITNGNTQLSWSIRIPKGLQAVQYKIVAKAGDFSDGEQNVLPVLTNRMLVTETLPMWVRSNQKKTFTLEKLRDNTSTTLSNHKLTLEITSNPAWYAVQALPYLMEYPYECNEQTFSRFYANSLASHIANSNPRIREVFNLWANSDALLSNLEKNEELKSLLIQETPWLRDAQSETEQKKRIALLFDMNKMQNEKQIALRKLESNQMPSGAWPWFKGGRENRYITQHIISGLAHLQKLTSSTIGNPESKAERDENIELEQIVKRGISYLDDEFIAEYERMKKYSDDLSKDHLTPMQIQYLYMRSFFKDIKTSKKVDDITDYYLGQAVKYWTKKNLYSKGMLALIAHRSGDEVTAKKILRALKENSVNSEELGIYWKENKSSWYWYQAPIETHSLLIEAFSEIEKDTTTVDDLKIWLLKNKQTNQWKTTKATTEAIYALLLQGSDWVSVTDAVDVLIGGEKVNPSNLEHVKVEAGTGYYKTTWDGNEISPKMSEIQLNKKGDGIAWGALYWQYFEDLDKITFAETPLQLKKKLFLKKNTDTGERISEITAQTDLKVGDLVRIRIELKSDRDMEFIHMKDMRAAGFEPVNVLSQYKWQDGLGYYESTKDASTNFFFDYLPKGVYVFEYDVRVNNAGDFSNGITTIQSMYAPEFSSHSEGIRVQVD; encoded by the coding sequence ATGAAAACATTGATAGCTACTTTGACTCTCGTCCTTTTTTCACAATTGCTTCCTTCCCAAGAATCTAGCGATTCCTATACGGAACTTTGGGCAAAAGTACATAAGTTAGAAAAGGACGCCTTGACCAAATCCGCATTGGAAATGGTCCAAAATATTTCGGCAAAGGCCAAAAAGGAACAAAATTCCAGCCAGATTATAAAGTCACTTCTTTTTACTTCCAAATATGCATTGATATTGGAAGAAAATGCTCAACTGAAGGTCGTCAACGACTTAAAAAATGAAATTTCCAATGCAAACTTTCCAGTCTCCAACATTCTGGAAAGTTATCTTGCCAATTTGTATTGGCAGTATTTTCAACAGAATCGCTATCAATTTTACAACAGGACCGCTACCGAAGTAAAAGTAGATACGGTTGATTTTAGAACTTGGGACTTGACGACGCTTTTCAATGAAATAAGCATCCATTTTGAAAAATCGCTCCAAAATCCCGAAGACCTTCAAAAAGAAAAGCTAAAGGATTTTAAGGAGATAATCGATTCACAGGAGGATTCGGAGACTTATCGGCCAACATTGTTCGATTTATTGGCACATGCCGCTTTACAGTTTTATAAGACCGATGAAAATAGCATCACCAGACCTGCAGATAAATTTGAGATAGACAATCCGGAATTTCTTTGCGAGGCTTATTCATTTACGCAACTCTCCATCCCAGATTCCGACGAAACCTCTTTGCAGGCAAAAGCCTTGAAGCTTTATCAGCGATTAGTAGCTTTTCATTTTTCGAATCCAAACTTGGAACCTTTGGTAACGGTGGATATAGAACGGTTAAATTATACCTATTCAAAAGCTGTTTTCCCAGATAAGGATGCAATTCTTTTGAGTGTACTTACAGAATCCGCGGAAAACCTGAAACATCATGAGACGTCTGCACTTTACCGCTACGAAATAGCATCGCTATTAAAGACCCAAGGAGATGTGTATGTAGTAGAAAAAAATGAAGAAAATAGATGGAAACTAAAGGAGGCCATCAGCATTTGTGATGCCGTTTATGCAAATTTTCCAAACAGTCTAGGTACCGAAAAATGTGCCGTTTTAAAATCGCGAATACTAGCCCCCAACCTTGGTACCAGGGCAGAGCGGAATATTCCAATAAAACAAGCTTCCCGGTTATTGATTACCTACAAGAATCATGATGCATTAAAACTCGCAGCATACAGGATAAATCAAGAGCAACTGGAGGATTTACAAGACCTGTATCCCATACAAAAGCAACTGGGGTATATTGAAGGATTGAAACTTGAGACGAGCTGGACCGCAAAGCTTAAAAATGAAGGTGATTATCAACAACACAGCATGGAAATCCCTATGCCCCAACTTCCCAATGGCCAATACATAGTTTTAGGTATGCCGGCATCGGAAGAAAATGAGGACGCTACTGATAAAAGTTTTGCCTTTAGCCCAATACAAGTAACAAACTTGGCACTTTTGGAAACCAGAGCGCCCGACCAGCATATTTTTCAAGTGGTAGATAGAAATACGGGCAAACCCATATCTGGGGCTAAAATCACCCTTTACTACCAACGGAATTATCGTGGCACTGAGCTCTCCAAAAATTTTGTGACGGATAAAATGGGTTTTGCACAGCTAGATTTAGACAGAAATTCAATTTCTGTTAACAAAATTAAGATTGATACAGCTGATGAAACTGCATTTTTTGGCAATACCCATATCAATCAAAAACAGCAGAAGGATAAACGGCCAAGGATTTCCTATAAAACCTTTCTGTTCAAGGACAGAGGCATCTACCGACCGGGCCAACCGCTTTATTTTAAGGGAATTCTTATCGAGAACGATGGTGGACTTTCAAAAGTGGTATCTGGTGAATCGGTAACGGTAGGTCTTTATGATGTAAACGGACAGAAAGTTTCTGAAATGGATGTGGAGACCAATGAATTTGGTTCCTTCACTGGAGAATTTATCTTACCAAGCTCCGGACTTACCGGCCAACATTATCTTGAAGTTTACGGTGTATCCGGTTTGGTGGACGAAGATTTTTATTTCTCGGTGGAAGAATACAAAAGGCCAAAGTTTGAAACTTCCTTTAAGCCCGTAACAGAAACGTTTAAAGTAAACGACAGTATAACTGTAAAAGGTACGGCCATGGCTTTGGCTGGAAGTACTATTTCCGGGGCCAAGGTATCGTACAGGGTACAACGCAATGTAAACTACCCGCCTTGGTTCTATTGGAGAAGATCTTATTTTTATGGGGAACCACAGGAAATTGCGCATGGAGAAGTAATTACAAATGATAATGGGGAGTACGAGATAGTTTTCAAAGCCATTCCTGACCTATCCGCCAACAAGGAAAATCTTCCAATTTTTAATTACACAGTAACCGCTGACGTTACCGATATTAACGGAGAAACTCGGAGTACATCTACGAATGTAAACGTAGGCTACCATGCTATGACTGCCAGTATTGTTGTCGATTCGCAACTGGACAAGTCCGAGAAAGACCAAACAGTTAGCATAAGCACACAAAACCTAAACGGGCAGCAGGTTTTTTCAAAAGGCGTTTTAAAGGTTTACAAGTTAAAATCCCCCGACTACGTTATGCGTGATAGACCTTGGCCTGCTCCCGACTATCAATATTGGTCAAAGCAAGATTTCAAGGCACTTTATCCTCATGATTCATATAAATCGGAACATGACCCCAATACCTGGGAAAAGGGAGAATTGGTTTTTGAGACCGACTTTGATACTGAAAAAAGTACTGAAATAACATTAAAGAACATCAGAAAATGGGAATCCGGCCAATATCTTTTTGAACTGGAGGCTGAAGATAGCTTTGGACAAAAGGTTCAGGCAAAATCCAGAACCAATGTCTATAGTGAAAACGAAAAAAAATTAGCGGACAACCAACTATTTGATGTACAGACAGATAAAAACTCTTATGAAATTGGAGACGTAGCAGAAATTACGTTTTACAGCAACGCCGAAGAAATTTTCGTAACGGTCAACGTTGAAAAAAACAAGGAAATAATCCAGACGGAAATAATACAACTGAACGAAGGTTGCAAATCCATCAGTATTCCGGTATCTAAAGATGATGAGGGTGGATTTGTGGTGCATTACAGCTATTCCGTTTACAATTCTTTTCAGTCAGGAAATGTGACCATTTCCGTTCCATATCCAACTACCGATTTGGAAATAGAAACCTTAACCTTCAGGAATAAACTCCAACCTGGAACCGAAGAAACCTGGAGTTTTAAAATTAAAGGACCAAAAGGAGAAAAGGTTACTGCGGAATTACTGGCGAACATGTATGACGCCTCCTTAGATCAATTTGCAACTAATTCCTGGTATTTTAACCCCATGGAAAGGCCTTATTATTATTCCTCCATATACACAAATGCCAATCAAAGTTTTGGGAACGTTAATTTTAGGAATTACAATGCCTATAAATTTAGTTCTGCGATAGCTAGCCCAAGTTTTGACCGGTTGGAGTGGTTTGGGTTAAGTTTTAACTCCAACATAAGAATAAGGGGGTATGCAAGCGGGCCTCAAGTTTCCAGAATGATGAGAAAATCCGGTGCTGAAACAGAAATAGTTGCGGAAGAGATGGAAATGGACGCGGCTTTTGGAAATCAACTTCAAGGACAGGTGGCAGGCGTAAGCATTCCATTTGCACCGAAAGAAGAAGTCGCAGTCAGAGATGAAAACGTTGATTTTAGTGCGGTACAAATCCGAAAGAACCTTCAGGAAACAGCCTTCTTCCTCCCTAAGTTATTGACCGATTCCGATGGAAATGTTTCTTTTACTTTTAACACACCGGAGGCACTCACACGTTGGAACGTGCAGTTATTGGCACATACCAAAGATTTAAAAAAAGTAACCAATAGCTTATCCACGGTTACCCAAAAAGAATTGATGGTGTTGCCAAACCCTCCTAGATTTTTGCGCGAAGGTGATGTTGTCACCATTAGTTCTAAAATTTCCAATCTATCGGATAAAAGTCTGGAAGGTTTTGGACAATTGGAACTTAAAGATGCGCTCACAGGAAAAGCTATCGACTCCCTTCTGGAAAATACCATGAAGACGCAGCAATTCTCTGTTATAACGAATGGGAACACACAGCTCTCTTGGAGCATCCGTATACCTAAAGGTTTACAGGCCGTACAGTACAAAATTGTGGCGAAAGCAGGAGATTTCAGTGATGGCGAACAAAATGTTTTACCGGTGCTTACCAATCGGATGTTGGTAACGGAAACCCTTCCAATGTGGGTACGGAGCAATCAAAAAAAGACATTTACATTGGAAAAACTGAGGGATAATACTTCTACGACCCTTAGCAATCACAAACTTACTTTGGAAATCACCTCCAACCCCGCATGGTACGCGGTACAAGCCCTGCCGTATTTGATGGAGTATCCATATGAGTGCAATGAGCAGACCTTTTCGCGATTTTATGCCAATTCCTTGGCAAGTCATATCGCCAATTCCAATCCAAGAATCCGAGAAGTGTTTAATCTATGGGCAAATTCTGATGCACTACTTAGTAATTTGGAGAAAAATGAGGAACTGAAATCACTTTTAATCCAAGAAACCCCATGGCTTAGGGACGCACAATCTGAAACAGAGCAGAAGAAACGTATTGCACTATTGTTCGACATGAACAAAATGCAAAACGAAAAGCAAATTGCTTTGCGAAAATTGGAAAGTAATCAAATGCCTTCGGGTGCTTGGCCCTGGTTTAAAGGCGGCAGGGAGAATCGATATATTACACAACATATAATATCTGGCTTGGCCCATTTACAAAAACTTACTTCAAGTACGATAGGAAACCCAGAATCAAAAGCGGAGCGGGATGAAAATATAGAACTGGAGCAAATTGTCAAAAGAGGGATAAGTTATTTGGATGACGAATTTATAGCGGAGTATGAGCGCATGAAAAAGTACTCGGACGATTTGTCAAAAGATCACCTAACTCCTATGCAGATCCAATATTTATACATGCGTAGCTTTTTCAAGGATATAAAAACGTCGAAAAAAGTTGATGATATCACGGATTATTATTTAGGCCAAGCAGTGAAGTATTGGACGAAGAAAAATCTGTATTCCAAAGGCATGTTGGCCTTGATAGCCCATCGTTCTGGGGACGAGGTAACAGCAAAAAAAATACTTCGTGCCTTAAAAGAGAACAGTGTTAATTCAGAAGAGCTAGGCATATACTGGAAGGAAAACAAAAGTTCTTGGTATTGGTATCAGGCCCCTATTGAAACCCATTCCTTACTGATTGAAGCTTTTTCGGAAATTGAAAAGGATACTACCACCGTTGACGACCTAAAAATCTGGTTGCTTAAAAATAAGCAGACCAACCAATGGAAAACCACTAAGGCTACAACTGAGGCCATATATGCCCTTTTACTCCAAGGTAGTGATTGGGTATCCGTAACGGATGCCGTTGATGTTCTGATAGGAGGGGAAAAAGTAAATCCATCGAATTTGGAGCATGTAAAAGTTGAGGCCGGTACAGGTTACTATAAAACCACTTGGGACGGTAATGAGATCAGTCCTAAAATGTCCGAGATTCAACTCAACAAAAAAGGAGATGGTATTGCGTGGGGAGCACTTTACTGGCAATATTTTGAGGATTTGGATAAAATAACCTTTGCAGAGACTCCACTTCAATTAAAAAAGAAGCTCTTTTTAAAGAAGAATACCGATACGGGAGAGAGAATCAGTGAAATAACCGCCCAAACGGATTTAAAAGTTGGTGACTTGGTACGGATTCGTATCGAACTAAAATCCGATAGAGACATGGAATTCATTCATATGAAAGACATGCGAGCCGCGGGTTTTGAACCCGTCAATGTCCTGTCCCAATACAAATGGCAAGATGGTTTGGGTTATTATGAAAGCACCAAGGATGCTAGCACTAATTTCTTTTTCGATTACTTGCCTAAAGGCGTTTATGTTTTCGAATATGATGTTAGGGTAAACAATGCAGGAGATTTTAGCAATGGCATTACTACGATTCAAAGTATGTACGCTCCTGAATTTAGCAGTCATAGTGAAGGTATACGTGTACAGGTAGATTAA